The region CATGGCAACGCCTGTGCCGGGAGGCGTTGGGGCAGTGACCACGGCCGTGCTGGCCAAGCATCTGGTGCTTGCAGGCCAAAGACAGAGAAGGAATTAGATGGAATCTTTGCTGATTCCCGTATTTTCCTCTTGCTAAACCAGAAAAATGCATTATAATATAAAATGTTGAATATATTTATAGTTATGCAATTTGATGCATAAAAGAAAAGAGGAGAATATTATTATGAAGAAGAAGGTTTTAGCGATCACCATGGCAGCACTGATGGCGGCTTCCCTGACTGCCTGCGGAGGCAGTGCAAAAGAGACAACGGCAGCCGATACAGCAGCAGCCGCAACAGCAGAGGAGAAGGCAGAGGATACCACGGCAGCCGAGAGTAAGGATGAGACCAGCGCAGAGGCAGCTGAGACTGGGGCTGCTAAGGATGCGGCAGGCGGCAGGCTTATCATGGCGACCAACGCAGAGTTCCCTCCTTACGAGTATCATGACGGAGATGCCGTCGTAGGTATTGATGCGGAAATCGCAAAGGCCATTGCCGATGAGCTGGGCATGGAGCTGGAGATTGAGGACATTGCTTTTGATTCTATAATTCCTGAGATTGTATCCGGTAAGGCTGATATGGGTTTGGCCGGCATGACTGTTACGGAGGACCGTATGCAGTCCGTGGATTTTTCCAATACCTATGCCAAGGCATCCCAGAAAATCATCGTTACAGAGGACAGCGAGATTGCCTCTCCTGATGACTTAAAGGGTGTAATCGTAGGCGTACAGCTGGGAACC is a window of Enterocloster clostridioformis DNA encoding:
- a CDS encoding basic amino acid ABC transporter substrate-binding protein, producing MKKKVLAITMAALMAASLTACGGSAKETTAADTAAAATAEEKAEDTTAAESKDETSAEAAETGAAKDAAGGRLIMATNAEFPPYEYHDGDAVVGIDAEIAKAIADELGMELEIEDIAFDSIIPEIVSGKADMGLAGMTVTEDRMQSVDFSNTYAKASQKIIVTEDSEIASPDDLKGVIVGVQLGTTGDIYVSDLEADGTTVERYNKGFEAVQALSQGKIDAVVIDGEPAKTFVAETQGLKILDESFTDEEYAIAVKKGNTELLEKINGALKTLKDNGTLDEIVAKYIKAE